The following are encoded together in the Desulfococcus multivorans genome:
- a CDS encoding RNA polymerase sigma factor yields the protein MDEVLVRRIRRGDRPAAELLILRYQSKAFAIACTLCDGDREAALDCTQEAFVKVLGGIGAFKGKSSFYTWFYRILVNTCLDRRRKRIRWERLFPGRGLRFGGKPSDEPAIEELATTDEADDPQAAVFGSVLSQDLEKALTALPEKQRTVFQLKVFHGLTLSEIARMTGAAQGTVKTHLFRATRALRAALREWGEDERIER from the coding sequence ATGGACGAAGTGTTGGTGCGGCGGATTCGCCGGGGTGATCGGCCGGCGGCGGAGCTGTTGATCCTGCGCTATCAGTCCAAGGCCTTTGCCATCGCCTGCACCCTGTGCGACGGAGATCGGGAAGCCGCCCTGGACTGCACCCAGGAGGCGTTTGTGAAAGTCCTGGGGGGCATCGGCGCTTTCAAGGGTAAATCTTCCTTCTACACATGGTTTTATCGAATCCTTGTCAACACATGCCTGGATCGCCGAAGAAAGCGCATTCGGTGGGAGCGTCTCTTCCCGGGGAGGGGGCTTCGGTTTGGCGGGAAGCCGTCTGATGAACCCGCTATCGAGGAATTGGCGACGACGGACGAGGCCGACGATCCCCAAGCTGCCGTTTTCGGGAGCGTTCTTTCACAAGATCTGGAAAAGGCGCTCACGGCGCTTCCGGAAAAGCAACGAACGGTCTTTCAACTCAAGGTGTTTCACGGGTTGACGCTGTCGGAGATCGCCCGTATGACGGGGGCGGCCCAAGGAACGGTCAAAACCCACCTGTTCAGGGCGACCCGCGCCCTCAGAGCGGCGTTGAGGGAATGGGGGGAGGATGAAAGAATCGAAAGATGA